From Astyanax mexicanus isolate ESR-SI-001 chromosome 16, AstMex3_surface, whole genome shotgun sequence, one genomic window encodes:
- the lsm7 gene encoding U6 snRNA-associated Sm-like protein LSm7: MADKEKKKKESIFDLSKYIDKPIRVKFQGGREASGVLKGFDPLLNLVLDGTIEYMRDPDDQYKLTEDTRQLGLVVCRGTAVVLICPQDGMEAIPNPFIQQQDG; this comes from the exons ATGGCG gataaagagaagaaaaagaaggagagcaTATTCGACTTGTCAAAATACATTGACAAACCAATCAGAGTAAAATTCCAGGGTGGTCGTGAGG ccAGTGGTGTCCTAAAGGGGTTTGATCCTCTGTTAAACTTGGTGTTGGATGGCACAATTGAATACATGCGTG ATCCTGATGACCAGTACAAGCTGACGGAAGACACCAGACAGCTCGGCCTGGTGGTCTGTCGGGGGACAGCAGTCGTGCTGATCTGCCCGCAGGACGGCATGGAGGCTATTCCCAACCCCTTCATACAGCAGCAGGATGGCTAA
- the sass6 gene encoding spindle assembly abnormal protein 6 homolog, with the protein MTELLFNKTLQVQVKCKDCDDRRSFIRVSTELHLTSNPIHKKDLVVRLTDDADLYFLYNLVISEEDFQSLKVQQGLLIDFTSFPQKFIDLLDQCISEQDRENPRFLLQLSSTSSALNHSPANLNIVETNAFKHLTHLSLKLLPGSDVEVKKYLATCLATVKEEKEQLRQRLGKTEEDLSRQLNYAQQTLSEKSRELDKLRSEWTSQTTSLSSRHTQDLSAEREKALEIQTRLQQQNDQLRRELESAHQRSTQQLQTRLSELEASNRDLTEKKYKSDSTIRDLKAKVLGLEEESQRAKQQVISLRRENGTLDTECHDKERLINQLQTRVAVLEQEIKDKDQLVLRTKEVLEATQQQKNSVEETSENKQHHIGKLEATVKSLSEELIKANGIIKKLQGDLKALVGKIKVKNTVTVSQEKVLQETTEKLQREQRELQETQQKLRLREEEVSKLREQLEATVQKLDESREVLKTNENVITWLNKQLNENQLSRKQEAVGVFETPQAAAGLRLGTHNMLDSKSFPSFGQPYPVTSTLNSKHSFPLSSLSTGPRSVLTLHNQTTGPKVQFNPMSSKPCLSAVEVGSVNPTVQQQQNSNKENGEPLGLDSKYFERRDDSIPLRGLLPSMHLNKDITKPSLNLGGVKPPLQSVPSAYFPG; encoded by the exons ATGACGGAATTACTCTTTAACAAGACTTTACAGGTCCAAGTGAAGTGTAAAGATTGCGACGACAG GCGGTCGTTTATTCGTGTCAGTACTGAACTGCACCTTACTTCAAACCCCATCCACAAAAAG GATCTAGTGGTGAGGTTGACTGACGATGCTGATCTCTACTTTCTGTATAACCTTGTAATATCAGAGGAGGATTTCCAAAG TTTAAAAGTCCAGCAGGGTCTGCTTATAGACTTCACTTCATTTCCTCAGAAGTTTATAGACCTATTAGACCAGTGTATCTCCGAGCAGGACAGAGAGAACCCAAG GTTTCTGCTACAGCTTTCCTCCACCTCCTCTGCATTGAACCACAGCCCTGCAAATCTTAATATAGTGGAGACCAATGCGTTCAAGCACCTCACCCATCTGTCTCTAAAACTGCTGCCTGGCTCGGACGTCGAAGTAAAGAAATACTTGGCCACTTGTTTAGCCACAGTGAAG gaaGAAAAGGAGCAGCTGCGTCAGAGACTGGGGAAAACTGAGGAGGATCTGTCTAGACAGCTGAATTATGCGCAGCAG ACTCTGTCTGAAAAGAGCCGTGAGCTGGACAAACTGAGATCAGAATGGACCTCTCAGACGACCTCTCTGTCTAGCAGACACACACAAGATCTCTCAGCAGAGCGAGAAAAGGCTCTTGAG ATCCAAACGAGGCTACAGCAACAGAATGATCAGCTGCGGCGGGAGCTGGAGTCAGCTCACCAAAGGAGCACCCAGCAGCTTCAGACCAGGCTCTCTGAACTGGAAGCCTCTAACAGGGATCTCACTGAGAAGAAATACAAGAGCGACTCCACCATCCGAGACCTGAAGGCCAAAGTGCTCGGCCTGGAGGAG GAGTCACAGAGGGCAAAGCAGCAAGTCATTTCACTTCGTAGAGAAAACGGCACCCTCGACACAGAGTGCCATGACAAAGAGCGGCTGATTAATCAGCTGCAGACGCGAGTGGCTGTTCTGGAGCAGGAAATCAAAGACAAGGACCAACTCGTTCTCCGAACCAAGGAGGTGCTTGAGGCTACACAGCAACAGAAG AATTCAGTTGAAGAAACCTCTGAAAATAAACAGCATCACATTGGAAAGTTGGAAGCCACTGTGAAATCATTGTCTGAGGAGCTTATTAAG GCAAATGGTATCATTAAGAAGCTTCAGGGTGATCTAAAGGCCCTTGTGGGGAAAATAAAGGTGAAGAACACTGTGACTGTGTCTCAGGAGAAGGTCCTACAGGAGACCACGGAAAAGctgcagagagaacagagagaactgCAGGAAACCCAGCAGAAACTGCGACTAAGAGAAGAAGAG GTATCTAAACTAAGAGAACAGCTGGAAGCCACAGTTCAAAAATTAGATGAAAGTCGGGAGGtgttaaaaacaaatgaaaatg TGATAACGTGGCTGAATAAGCAGCTGAATGAGAACCAGTTGTCCAGGAAGCAGGAGGCAGTGGGCGTGTTCGAGACACCACAGGCTGCTGCAGGGTTGAGGCTGGGAACTCACAATATG CTTGATAGTAAAAGTTTTCCCTCCTTCGGCCAGCCGTACCCTGTAACTTCCACCTTAAACTCCAAACACTCGTTTCCTCTGTCGAGTCTGAGCACTGGACCCCGCTCGGTTCTGACTCTGCACAACCAGACCACTGGACCAAAG GTGCAGTTTAACCCAATGAGTTCCAAACCCTGCTTGTCTGCGGTGGAGGTGGGCAGTGTAAATCCCACAGTGCAGCAGCAACAGAACTCCAATAAAGAGAA TGGTGAGCCTCTTGGATTGGATTCAAAATACTTTGAGAGACGAGATGATAGCATCCCCCTGCGTGGCCTCCTACCCAgcatgcatttaaataaag ATATTACCAAACCCTCTTTAAACCTGGGTGGAGTGAAACCTCCGCTTCAGTCTGTGCCTTCAGCATATTTCCCAGGATGA
- the mfsd14a1 gene encoding MFSD14 family MFS transporter has protein sequence MTQSKKKKRVNRSLLLAKKIIIKDGGAPQGFGSPTVYHAVIVIFLEFFAWGLLTAPTLVVLHETFPKHTFLMNGLIQGVKGLLSFLSAPLIGALSDVWGRKSFLLLTVFFTCAPIPLMKISPWWYFAVISVSGVFAVTFSVVFAYVADITEEHERSMAYGLVSATFAASLVTSPAIGAYLSRAYGDSLVVVLASAIAMLDICFILLAVPESLPEKMRPASWGAPISWEQADPFASLRKVGQDSTVLLICITVFLSYLPEAGQYSSFFLYLRQIMGFSPESVAAFIAVLGLLSIVAQTVVLSLLMRSIGNKNTILLGLGFQILQLAWYGFGSEPWMMWAAGAVAAMSSITFPAVSALVSRTADPDQQGVGQGMITGIRGLCNGLGPALYGFIFYIFHVELDEVPDSGADVQHHPQLHQQSAIIPGPPFLFGACSVLLALLVALFIPEHTHIGTRTGSWKKHTSPHGHPHSPQPPGEAKEPLLQDTNV, from the exons ATGACACAGAGCAAAAAGAAGAAGCGGGTGAATCGCAGTCTGCTGCTCGCCAAAAAAATCATTATCAAGGACGGAGGAGCG CCTCAGGGGTTTGGCTCCCCCACAGTTTACCATGCTGTCATAGTCATATTTCTGGAGTTCTTCGCTTGGGGCCTGCTGACCGCACCTACACTTGTG gtccTTCATGAAACATTCCCGAAGCACACGTTTTTGATGAATGGACTCATACAGGGAGTTAAG GGCTTACTGTCGTTTTTGAGTGCTCCCCTGATTGGTGCTCTGTCAGACGTGTGGGGCAGGAAGTCCTTTCTACTTCTAACAGTCTTCTTCACATGTGCCCCTATCCCATTGATGAAGATTAGCCCATG GTGGTATTTTGCGGTTATCTCAGTATCGGGGGTGTTTGCCGTGACCTTCTCTGTGGTCTTTGCATACGTGGCAGACATCACTGAGGAGCATGAGCGCAGCATGGCGTATGGGCTG GTTTCAGCCACTTTTGCTGCAAGCTTGGTCACCAGCCCTGCAATCGGAGCCTACCTGAGCAGAGCGTATGGAGACAGCCTTGTTGTAGTATTGGCCTCGGCCATAGCAATGCTGGATATCTGCTTCATCCTGCTGGCTGTGCCGGAATCTCTTCCTGAGAAAATGCGTCCGGCCTCTTGGGGAGCCCCTATCTCCTGGGAGCAGGCGGACCCCTTCGCT TCTCTGAGGAAAGTGGGCCAGGACTCCACTGTGCTGCTCATCTGCATTACAGTGTTCCTCTCCTATCTCCCTGAGGCTGGACAGTACTCCAGCTTCTTCTTGTACCTGCGACAG atAATGGGATTTTCACCTGAAAGTGTTGCTGCTTTCATAGCTGTACTAGGATTGCTTTCAATTGTTGCACAG ACTGTAGTGTTAAGTTTACTAATGCGTTCCATCGGGAACAAAAACACAATCTTGCTGGGGTTGGGGTTCCAGATTTTGCAGCTGGCCTGGTACGGGTTCGGATCAGAGCCTTG gATGATGTGGGCAGCTGGTGCTGTCGCTGCGATGTCTAGCATCACCTTCCCTGCTGTCAGTGCCCTGGTGTCCCGTACAGCTGACCCAGACCAGCAAG GTGTGGGACAGGGAATGATAACTGGTATCCGTGGGCTCTGTAATGGCCTCGGGCCGGCTCTCTACGGATTCATCTTCTACATATTTCACGTGGAGCTGGATGAGGTTCCTGATAGTGGCGCAGATGTTCAGCACCACCCTCAGCTTCACCAACAG AGTGCAATAATCCCTGGACCTCCGTTCCTGTTCGGCGCTTGCTCTGTGCTGCTGGCCCTTTTGGTAGCACTCTTTATCCCTGAGCACACACACATCGGCACCCGCACAGGCAGCTGGAAGAAGCACACGTCACCACACGGGCACCCCCACAGCCCTCAGCCGCCAGGGGAGGCCAAGGAGCCCCTCCTGCAGGACACTAACGTCTGA